From the genome of Rathayibacter sp. VKM Ac-2759, one region includes:
- a CDS encoding isocitrate lyase/phosphoenolpyruvate mutase family protein yields the protein MSIEARGRTLVDLHTAPELLSVVNVWDAVSATTVAALPETRALATASHSIAASFGYEDGERIPLDLHLGMIARIVAAVEVPVSADLEAGYGDAGETVRRAIEVGVVGANLEDQLKPLPEALRAVEKAVAAAEAEAVPFALNARTDAFVRAGDRDRGEVLADAIERGRAYLDAGATCFFVPGLLQDAELEALVAALGRQRVSVIGVPGSQSPARFEELGLARISYGPWTQRVALTALQQTAETLYAGGALPEGTRALN from the coding sequence ATGAGCATCGAAGCGCGCGGACGCACCCTCGTCGACCTCCACACCGCCCCCGAGCTGCTGAGCGTGGTGAACGTGTGGGACGCCGTCTCGGCGACCACCGTCGCCGCCCTCCCCGAGACCCGGGCGCTGGCCACGGCCAGCCACTCGATCGCCGCGAGCTTCGGCTACGAGGACGGCGAGAGGATCCCCCTCGACCTGCACCTGGGTATGATCGCGCGCATCGTCGCCGCCGTCGAGGTCCCGGTGTCGGCCGACCTGGAGGCGGGCTACGGCGATGCGGGCGAGACCGTCCGCCGCGCGATCGAGGTGGGCGTCGTCGGCGCGAACCTCGAGGACCAGCTGAAGCCGCTCCCGGAGGCGCTGCGCGCGGTCGAGAAGGCCGTCGCGGCCGCGGAGGCCGAGGCCGTGCCCTTCGCCCTCAACGCCCGCACCGACGCGTTCGTGCGCGCGGGCGACCGCGATCGCGGCGAGGTCCTCGCCGACGCGATCGAGCGCGGCCGCGCGTACCTCGACGCGGGAGCCACCTGCTTCTTCGTGCCCGGGCTGCTGCAGGACGCCGAGCTCGAGGCGCTCGTCGCCGCGCTCGGCCGTCAGCGGGTGAGCGTGATCGGCGTGCCCGGCTCGCAGTCGCCCGCCCGCTTCGAGGAGCTCGGCCTCGCGCGGATCTCCTACGGGCCGTGGACGCAGCGGGTCGCCCTGACGGCACTGCAGCAGACGGCCGAGACGCTCTACGCCGGCGGCGCGCTGCCCGAGGGGACGCGGGCGCTGAACTGA
- a CDS encoding nucleoside phosphorylase, protein MSTVDKSAAGIGERQYHIGIAPGEVSTVALLPGDPFRVPMIAEFLDDAREIAHNREHLTMTGTYKGHPITATSTGMGCPSTAIAVEELARVGVTSFIRVGSSAATRRGIEPGALLVSEGTLRNDGTSAAYAHPGFPAVPDLELTSALLAATREIAEREGVPVHSGINASDDAFYAETPEWIATLERHGILNVEMESSALYVVARLRGLRAGMVCACSSNLVDGASLYSGTKERLAQGWRLSIEAALETAVRLRL, encoded by the coding sequence ATGAGCACCGTCGACAAGAGCGCAGCCGGCATCGGCGAGCGCCAGTACCACATCGGGATCGCACCGGGCGAGGTGTCGACCGTGGCGCTGCTGCCGGGCGACCCCTTCCGCGTGCCGATGATCGCCGAGTTCCTCGACGACGCCCGCGAGATCGCGCACAACCGCGAGCACCTGACGATGACGGGCACCTACAAGGGCCACCCCATCACCGCGACGAGCACCGGAATGGGCTGCCCGTCGACCGCGATCGCCGTGGAGGAGCTCGCACGGGTCGGCGTGACCTCGTTCATCAGGGTCGGCAGCTCGGCCGCGACCCGGCGCGGGATCGAGCCGGGCGCGCTGCTCGTGAGCGAGGGGACGCTGCGCAACGACGGCACGAGCGCCGCCTACGCGCATCCGGGCTTCCCCGCGGTGCCCGATCTCGAGCTGACCTCCGCGCTCCTCGCGGCGACCCGCGAGATCGCGGAGCGCGAGGGGGTGCCCGTGCACTCCGGCATCAACGCGAGCGACGATGCGTTCTACGCCGAGACTCCGGAGTGGATCGCGACGCTCGAGCGGCACGGGATCCTCAACGTCGAGATGGAGTCGAGCGCGCTCTACGTGGTCGCCCGGCTGCGCGGGTTGCGCGCCGGGATGGTCTGCGCCTGCTCGAGCAACCTCGTCGACGGCGCGAGCCTGTACTCGGGCACGAAGGAGCGGCTGGCGCAGGGCTGGCGGCTGAGCATCGAGGCGGCGCTCGAGACGGCGGTGCGACTGCGGCTGTGA
- a CDS encoding YitT family protein — MSDPTATVPHSRVEDVFGLVTGAFVVSFGLFLLRASEAVTGGTAGLALLLGYALPIPFGVILVTVNLPFLALSLWKKGWRFTLRTMFSIALVSVLAGLHPLAFGSLRIDPVYGVLTGDVLAGIGLLILFRHGSSLGGFSIVALIAQERLGWRAGYVMMALDACVVVAALLVVPPVNVLISAAGVVVLNLVLAFNHRPGRYLGS, encoded by the coding sequence ATGTCCGACCCCACCGCCACCGTGCCGCACTCGCGCGTCGAGGACGTCTTCGGGCTCGTCACCGGCGCGTTCGTCGTCTCGTTCGGCCTCTTCCTCCTCCGGGCGAGCGAGGCGGTGACGGGAGGGACGGCCGGGCTGGCCCTGCTGCTCGGCTACGCGCTGCCGATCCCGTTCGGCGTGATCCTCGTCACGGTCAACCTGCCGTTCCTCGCGCTGTCGCTGTGGAAGAAGGGCTGGCGGTTCACCCTCCGGACCATGTTCTCGATCGCGCTGGTCTCGGTGCTCGCGGGTCTGCATCCGCTCGCGTTCGGCTCCCTCCGCATCGACCCGGTCTACGGCGTCCTGACCGGCGACGTCCTCGCCGGGATCGGGCTGCTGATCCTCTTCCGGCACGGATCGAGCCTCGGCGGCTTCAGCATCGTCGCGCTCATCGCGCAGGAGCGCCTCGGCTGGCGGGCCGGCTACGTGATGATGGCGCTCGACGCCTGCGTGGTCGTGGCGGCCCTGCTGGTGGTGCCGCCGGTCAACGTGCTGATCTCGGCGGCCGGGGTCGTCGTCCTCAACCTCGTCCTCGCCTTCAACCACCGGCCTGGGCGCTACCTGGGGTCG
- a CDS encoding rhodanese-related sulfurtransferase: protein MPKILLFYRFVPLADPEAVRLWQRELCESLGLRGRILLSKDGINGTVGGDMAALKRYVRRTREYSALHGLEVKWSEGSGLDQDGRSLDFPGLSVKVRDEIVSFGAPGELRVDAGGVVGTGTRLQPDEVDALVAEREDVVFFDGRNAFEAEIGRFDGAVVPGVSSTREFVEQLDSGAYDHLKDRPVVTYCTGGIRCEVLSSLMTARGFGEVYQLDGGIVRYAEARRDSGHWRGALYVFDGRGSLTFSPDAEVIGRCTACAAPTSRMRNCTDPSCRAQLVVCEACDAVACALHGSPSLSS, encoded by the coding sequence CTGCCCAAGATCCTGCTGTTCTACCGCTTCGTGCCGCTGGCCGATCCGGAGGCGGTCCGGCTGTGGCAGCGCGAGCTGTGCGAGTCGCTCGGCCTGCGCGGCCGCATCCTGCTCTCGAAGGACGGCATCAACGGCACCGTCGGCGGTGACATGGCGGCGCTCAAGCGCTACGTCCGCCGCACCCGGGAGTACTCCGCCCTCCACGGCCTCGAGGTGAAGTGGAGCGAGGGCTCCGGCCTCGACCAGGACGGCCGGAGCCTCGACTTCCCGGGCCTCTCGGTCAAGGTGCGCGACGAGATCGTGTCGTTCGGCGCGCCCGGCGAGCTCCGCGTCGATGCGGGCGGAGTGGTCGGCACCGGCACGAGGCTCCAGCCCGACGAGGTCGACGCGCTGGTCGCCGAGCGCGAGGACGTCGTCTTCTTCGACGGACGGAACGCCTTCGAGGCCGAGATCGGCCGCTTCGACGGGGCCGTCGTGCCCGGGGTCTCGAGCACTCGCGAGTTCGTCGAGCAGCTCGACTCCGGCGCCTACGACCATCTCAAGGACCGCCCGGTGGTCACGTACTGCACCGGGGGCATCCGGTGCGAGGTGCTGTCGAGCCTGATGACCGCGCGCGGCTTCGGCGAGGTGTACCAGCTCGACGGAGGCATCGTCCGCTACGCCGAGGCCCGGCGCGACTCCGGCCACTGGCGCGGCGCGCTGTACGTCTTCGACGGCCGCGGCTCGCTCACCTTCTCCCCCGACGCCGAGGTGATCGGACGCTGCACCGCGTGCGCCGCGCCGACGAGCCGGATGCGCAACTGCACCGATCCGTCGTGCCGAGCGCAGCTCGTGGTCTGCGAGGCCTGCGACGCCGTCGCCTGCGCGCTGCACGGGAGCCCTAGCCTTTCCTCATGA
- a CDS encoding TetR/AcrR family transcriptional regulator yields MTTDALPARERILLAALELLDEGGAEAVSTRAVTARAQVQAPAIYRLFGDKDGLLDAAVERVYADWVAAKSSRALPEDPVEAIRVGWDDAVQFGLDHPAAYRIVQARAEPGPAIALGVALLQEKVALVARAGRLRETPERACALLQAVGRGVTLSLLDTPPGQRDPRMAAAAREAVIAAVTTEAPPGDRVTLSSTAVALRALLPGADALLPAERQLMELWLERIATG; encoded by the coding sequence ATGACGACCGACGCCCTCCCCGCTCGCGAGCGGATCCTCCTCGCCGCCCTCGAACTGCTCGACGAGGGCGGGGCGGAGGCGGTCTCGACGCGAGCGGTGACAGCACGCGCGCAGGTGCAGGCCCCCGCGATCTACCGGCTCTTCGGCGACAAGGACGGGCTCCTCGATGCGGCCGTCGAGCGCGTCTACGCCGACTGGGTCGCGGCCAAGAGCTCCCGGGCGCTCCCCGAGGATCCGGTCGAGGCCATCCGCGTCGGCTGGGACGACGCGGTGCAGTTCGGCCTCGACCATCCCGCGGCCTACCGGATCGTGCAGGCGAGGGCGGAGCCCGGGCCGGCGATCGCGCTCGGTGTCGCCCTGCTGCAGGAGAAGGTGGCGCTGGTCGCGCGCGCCGGCCGCCTCCGCGAGACACCGGAGCGCGCCTGCGCCCTCCTGCAGGCCGTGGGTCGCGGCGTGACCCTCTCGCTGCTCGACACGCCTCCCGGACAGCGTGATCCGCGGATGGCGGCGGCGGCCCGCGAGGCCGTGATCGCGGCCGTGACGACGGAGGCGCCCCCCGGCGACCGGGTCACGCTGTCGTCGACCGCGGTCGCGCTGCGGGCGCTGCTGCCGGGGGCGGACGCGCTGCTGCCGGCCGAGCGCCAGCTGATGGAGCTGTGGCTCGAGCGGATCGCGACCGGCTGA
- a CDS encoding NmrA family NAD(P)-binding protein — protein MIIVTGAGGRLGGAVVDALLEHTDPSAVGVSTTRPDELSALADRGVRVRRGDYDDPESLASAFEGADRVLVVSAPRHGTAALDAHRVAIEAARTAGVGRVVYTSHVGSDALSPFPPAVTHATTETMLRDSGLPFTAVRNGFYADTPLRLLRTAAESGVLRVPVDAPVSWTFHRDLAPGIASLLLDDSLAEQVVTLTSGRAADLAELAATASAVLGRPIRHETVGDDEYVAGLVAAGVPEFGAAMLLGIFRASRQRRLGIVDPALGELLGRPTTTLEEALAGEDAQAGPGLART, from the coding sequence ATGATCATCGTCACAGGAGCGGGCGGCCGTCTCGGCGGCGCCGTCGTCGACGCGCTGCTCGAGCACACCGACCCGAGTGCCGTCGGAGTCAGCACCACCCGACCGGACGAGCTGTCCGCGCTCGCGGACCGCGGCGTGAGGGTCCGCCGGGGCGACTACGACGATCCGGAGTCGCTCGCGTCGGCCTTCGAGGGCGCGGACCGGGTGCTCGTCGTCTCGGCACCGCGCCACGGCACCGCGGCGCTCGACGCCCACCGCGTCGCGATCGAGGCGGCCCGCACCGCCGGAGTCGGACGGGTGGTCTACACGAGCCACGTCGGCTCGGACGCCCTCTCGCCCTTCCCTCCCGCCGTCACCCACGCCACGACCGAGACGATGCTGCGCGACAGCGGACTCCCCTTCACCGCCGTGCGCAACGGGTTCTACGCCGACACGCCCCTCCGCCTCCTGCGCACCGCCGCCGAGTCCGGCGTGCTCCGTGTGCCGGTCGACGCGCCCGTCTCGTGGACGTTCCACCGCGACCTCGCGCCGGGGATCGCCTCCCTCCTGCTCGACGACTCGCTCGCCGAGCAGGTGGTCACGCTCACCTCGGGCCGCGCCGCGGACCTCGCCGAGCTCGCCGCGACCGCCTCCGCGGTCCTCGGCCGCCCGATCCGCCACGAGACGGTCGGCGACGACGAGTACGTCGCAGGACTCGTCGCCGCCGGAGTCCCCGAGTTCGGGGCGGCGATGCTGCTCGGCATCTTCCGCGCCTCCCGGCAGCGGCGGCTGGGCATCGTCGACCCCGCGCTCGGCGAGCTGCTCGGCAGGCCGACGACGACCCTCGAGGAGGCCCTCGCCGGTGAGGACGCGCAGGCCGGGCCCGGCCTCGCCCGCACCTGA
- a CDS encoding TraR/DksA family transcriptional regulator — protein MPMDPEELRLLDAMLAEKQEQTRLEAARLDEALGELLLARGDGTADDEHDPEGTPLSAEWSRMAGVRDALALTERDLASARQRLGTGDYGICAHCGHPIGAARLEARPTADLCIDCARLAESRRR, from the coding sequence ATGCCGATGGATCCGGAGGAGCTGCGCCTCCTCGACGCGATGCTCGCCGAGAAGCAGGAGCAGACCCGCCTCGAGGCCGCCCGTCTCGACGAGGCGCTGGGCGAGCTGCTCCTGGCGCGCGGCGACGGCACGGCCGACGACGAGCACGATCCCGAGGGCACCCCGCTGTCGGCCGAGTGGTCGCGGATGGCCGGAGTCCGTGACGCCCTGGCCCTGACCGAGCGCGATCTCGCCTCCGCTCGGCAGCGCCTCGGCACCGGCGACTACGGGATCTGCGCCCACTGCGGCCACCCGATCGGCGCCGCCCGCCTCGAGGCCCGCCCGACCGCCGACCTCTGCATCGACTGCGCCCGCCTGGCCGAGTCGCGGCGCCGCTGA
- a CDS encoding excisionase family DNA-binding protein, with the protein MLASETRRSSRTFLPPHGTQRRDVVDFARRLSTTDPDAHETAVLVSPDGGSVRIPGEIFDALVAVATALAGGDGVTVMPSRARLTTQEAADFLGVSRPTFVKILESGGLEFELVGRHRRVMLSALVEYQERVQRERRRALADLTASSQEYDLYAADPPPFERTVPTGA; encoded by the coding sequence ATGCTCGCCTCAGAGACCCGCCGAAGTTCCCGCACCTTCCTCCCACCGCACGGGACCCAGCGCCGCGATGTCGTCGACTTCGCCCGCCGCCTCTCGACGACGGATCCAGACGCTCACGAGACCGCCGTCCTCGTCTCGCCCGATGGTGGATCGGTGCGGATCCCCGGAGAGATCTTCGACGCTCTGGTCGCCGTGGCGACAGCCCTCGCGGGCGGCGACGGAGTGACGGTGATGCCCTCTCGAGCGCGACTGACGACGCAGGAGGCCGCCGACTTCCTCGGGGTCTCCCGACCGACGTTCGTCAAGATCCTGGAGTCCGGCGGCCTCGAGTTCGAGCTCGTGGGCAGGCACCGTCGGGTCATGCTGAGTGCACTGGTCGAGTACCAGGAGCGCGTCCAGCGCGAGCGGCGACGTGCTCTGGCAGATCTGACCGCGTCGTCTCAGGAGTACGACCTCTACGCCGCCGATCCGCCTCCCTTCGAGCGGACAGTGCCGACCGGGGCGTAG
- a CDS encoding PIN domain-containing protein has product MRFPVFLDTNVLYSATLNDFLLRLASRGAFRPLWSMDVLEELGRNLRRSLPAHAVDRRIDAMRRYFPDAMVSGYESLIDAMRNHPKDRHVLAAAVRADAALLVTFDLADFDSASVQGFDLEVRHPDAFLLDQLDLLPELVLEALEDWSSACVAPPLAPLQLVSALERAGVPGFAEALRAALLT; this is encoded by the coding sequence GTGCGCTTCCCGGTCTTCCTCGACACGAACGTCCTCTACAGCGCGACTCTCAACGACTTCCTCCTCCGGCTCGCCTCGCGCGGCGCCTTCCGACCGCTGTGGTCCATGGATGTGCTGGAGGAGCTCGGGCGGAACCTCAGGCGCAGTCTTCCTGCGCATGCGGTCGACCGGCGGATCGACGCGATGCGGCGGTACTTCCCGGACGCGATGGTGTCGGGCTACGAGTCCCTGATCGACGCGATGAGGAATCACCCGAAGGACCGGCACGTCCTCGCCGCCGCGGTGCGAGCGGATGCCGCGCTCCTGGTGACCTTCGACCTCGCCGACTTCGACTCCGCATCGGTCCAGGGCTTCGACCTCGAGGTACGGCACCCCGACGCCTTCCTCCTCGATCAGCTCGATCTGCTTCCCGAGCTCGTGCTCGAAGCGCTGGAGGACTGGTCGAGCGCGTGCGTCGCCCCTCCGCTCGCTCCCCTTCAGCTCGTCTCGGCCCTGGAGAGAGCGGGCGTACCCGGCTTCGCGGAGGCGCTGCGAGCGGCCCTGCTGACCTGA
- a CDS encoding MDR family oxidoreductase, translating to MFRAIVVERHDSSETPNRARLVERDEPDRSHGDVTIAVEYSSVNFKDALALAGRPGVVRRTPLIAGIDVVGTVEYADGAAAERFDSGDRVVLNGAGLGERHDGGFAERARVESGSLLRIPGAITSARAGAIGTAGFTAMLAVLALERHGVRPGQGPVLVTGAAGGVGSVAVALLARLGHEVVASSGRAVEQGDYLRRLGAAEVVDRAALQEAGKPLQSERWAGVVDSAGSHTLANALAQTRWGGTVAACGLAQGADLPSSVMPFILRGVTLAGINSVEAPRKLREEAWRRLAHDLDLDLLDELTSTVSLGGALQIAEDVLGGRVRGRTLVDVRA from the coding sequence ATGTTCCGAGCCATCGTCGTCGAACGGCACGACTCCTCCGAGACCCCGAACCGCGCGCGACTCGTCGAGCGCGACGAACCCGACCGGTCGCACGGCGACGTGACGATCGCCGTCGAGTACTCGAGCGTCAACTTCAAGGACGCGCTCGCGCTCGCCGGCCGTCCCGGCGTCGTCCGGCGGACCCCGCTGATCGCCGGGATCGACGTCGTCGGCACCGTCGAGTACGCCGACGGCGCCGCGGCCGAGCGCTTCGACTCCGGTGACCGCGTCGTGCTGAACGGCGCCGGCCTCGGCGAGCGCCACGACGGCGGCTTCGCCGAGCGCGCCCGGGTCGAGTCGGGGTCGCTGCTGCGCATCCCGGGGGCGATCACCTCGGCCAGGGCCGGCGCGATCGGCACCGCGGGCTTCACGGCGATGCTCGCGGTCCTCGCCCTCGAGCGGCACGGCGTGCGGCCGGGCCAGGGGCCGGTGCTCGTCACGGGAGCGGCCGGCGGCGTCGGATCGGTCGCCGTCGCGCTGCTCGCGCGCCTCGGGCACGAGGTGGTCGCCTCCTCCGGTCGCGCCGTCGAGCAGGGCGACTACCTGCGCAGGCTCGGCGCCGCCGAGGTGGTCGACCGCGCCGCACTGCAGGAGGCGGGGAAGCCGCTGCAGTCCGAGCGCTGGGCGGGAGTCGTCGACTCCGCCGGCTCGCACACCCTCGCCAACGCCCTCGCGCAGACCCGCTGGGGCGGCACCGTCGCCGCGTGCGGGCTCGCGCAGGGGGCCGACCTGCCCTCGAGCGTGATGCCGTTCATCCTGCGCGGGGTGACGCTCGCGGGCATCAACTCGGTGGAGGCTCCGCGCAAACTCCGCGAGGAGGCCTGGCGCCGACTCGCCCACGACCTCGATCTCGACCTGCTCGACGAGCTGACGTCGACCGTCTCGCTCGGAGGAGCGCTGCAGATCGCCGAGGACGTCCTCGGCGGGCGGGTCCGCGGTCGCACGCTGGTCGACGTCCGCGCCTGA